A section of the Corvus hawaiiensis isolate bCorHaw1 chromosome 14, bCorHaw1.pri.cur, whole genome shotgun sequence genome encodes:
- the RPL39 gene encoding 60S ribosomal protein L39, whose product TQINSHKLAQPPPSLTACGTAGPAGGAAPRAALAAPPPPFRLLGRRHRRDAAPLRAMSSHKTFKIKRFLAKKQKQNRPIPQWIRMKTGNKIRYNSKRRHWRRTKLGL is encoded by the exons acCCAAATAAACTCGCACAAACTCGCTCAGCCGCCGCCGTCCCTCACTGCGTGCGGGACCGCcgggccggcagggggcgctgcgCCGCGCGCTGCCCTCGCCGCTCCGCCCCCTCCTTTCCGCCTTCTCGGACGCCGCCATCGCCGGGACgccgcgccgctccgcgccATG TCGTCGCATAAGACGTTCAAGATCAAACGCTTCCTCGCcaagaagcagaagcagaaccGGCCTATCCCGCAGTGGATTCGCATGAAAACCGGCAATAAGATCAG GTACAACTCCAAAAGGAGACACTGGAGGAGGACTAAACTGGGCTTGTAA
- the LOC125333321 gene encoding NF-kappa-B-activating protein, with the protein MVPASRSRSPSAASPERRGRRWRSRSRSRSRSRERNGPRRLSHRRSRSRSRSPGAPRSSAHHGHHHHGKGWPEYYEKEKEEILRQRRLNERERIGELGAPEVWGLSPKVPDPDSDEHTPVEDEEAKSKSSSSDSSSEEEKKKKKKRKKKKGKASKRKRRKHSEDSDSDSESEQNSSDEDKKKSKKRKKKTKKKKYKKKKAKKSRKESSDSSSEDSDDEVLQGDDLWIERSKNTEADSLIGPEAPKTHASQDDRPLNYGHALLPGEGAAMAEYVKAGKRIPRRGEIGLTSEEIASFESSGYVMSGSRHRRMEAVRLRKENQIYSADEKRALASFNQEERRKRENKILASFREMVYRKTKGKEEK; encoded by the exons ATGGTGCCCGcgtcccgctcccgctccccgaGCGCCGCCAGCCCCGAGCGCCGCGGCCGCCGGTggcggtcccggtcccggtcgcGGTCCCGGTCCCGCGAGCGCAATGGCCCGAGGCGCCTGAGCCACCGACGGAGCCGCAGCCGGTCCCGGAGCCCCGGCGCGCCGCGCTCCTCCGCGCACCACGGGCACCACCACCACGGCAAGGGCTGGCCTGAGTACTacgagaaggagaaggaggagatcCTGCGGCAGAG GAGACtcaatgagagagagagaattggAGAACTAGGGGCACCTGAAGTCTGGGGGCTGTCCCCAAAAGTTCCTGACCCCGA ttccGATGAGCACACACCAGTAGAAGATGAAGAGGCAAAATCTAAGAGTAGTTCTTCAGATTCTAGCTCAGAAG aggaaaagaagaaaaagaagaaaagaaaaaagaaaaaaggtaaagcGTCCAAAAGAAAGCGCAGGAAACATTCTGAGGACAGCGACAGTGACTCAGAGTCTGAGCAGAACTCCAGTG ATGaggataaaaagaaaagcaagaagaggaaaaagaagaccAAAAA GAAGAAgtataagaaaaagaaagctaagaagagcaggaaggaaTCCAGTGATTCAAGTAGCGAAGATTCCGATGATGAAGTCCTTCAAGGGGATGATCTCTGGATTGAGAGGTCAA AAAATACTGAAGCTGATAGTTTGATTGGACCTGAGGCTCCCAAAACTCATGCGTCTCAGGATGACAGGCCTTTGAA CTATGGACATGCCCTCCTGCCTGGCGAAGGTGCAGCCATGGCAGAGTACGTAAAAGCAGGGAAACGCATTCCCCGCAGAGGTGAAATCGGCTTGACGAGTGAAGAGATTGCATCATTTGAGAGCTCTGGTTATGTCATGAGTGGCAGCAG ACATCGCCGCATGGAAGCTGTGCGTCTGCGTAAAGAGAACCAGATCTACAGCGCAGATGAGAAGAGAGCTCTGGCATCCTTCAaccaggaggagaggaggaaacgAGAGAATAAGATCCTTGCAAGCTTTCGAGAGATGGTCTACAGAAAGACTAaaggcaaagaggaaaaataa
- the UPF3B gene encoding regulator of nonsense transcripts 3B: MKEDKENARPKERRGASAGPGVLLAAGSGTGPAAGTDGRAGAAELDRLERPKDKKETLSKVVIRRLPPSLTKEQLEEHLQPLPEHDYFEFFANDSSLYPHMFSRAYINFKNQEDIVLFRDRFDGYVFVDHKGQEYAAIVEFAPFQKAAKKKSKKKDAKTGTIEDDPEYKKFLESYSADDEKLTSTPETLLEEIEARNKELIAKKTTPLLNFLKNKQRLREEKREERRRRELERKRQREEERRKWKEEERRKRKEAEKLKKVDRCPEKERDRSKEEPKIKLLKKPEKDEKDLERKEKSKKLEKETLREEKNASSASAKRSDGETKEEKAKKSEDECVKDYRDRDRDFDRDREYERAQREKLRRQEEERRRQKERYEKEKVFRRKEEEVKKERDLLREKGKKSDLTDFTSSMDKSEKVTKDDKKEDTIKRDRIRNKDRPAMQLYQPGARSRSRLCQYEDSAAKPPDQGVDKKQEGETSHTKEEE, from the exons ATGAAGGAGGACAAGGAGAACGCCAGGCCCAAGGAGCGGCGCGGGGCCTCCGCCGGGCCGGGGGTTCTGCTGGCCGCAGGGTCGGGCAcgggccccgccgccggcaCGGACGGCAGAGCCGGTGCCGCCGAGCTCGATCGCCTGGAGCGGCCCAAGGACAAGAAGGAGACGCTCAGCAAG GTGGTGATCCGCCGGCTGCCGCCCAGCCTGAcgaaggagcagctggaggagcacctgcagcctctgcccgAGCACGACTACTTCGAGTTCTTCGCGAACGACTCCAG CTTATACCCGCACATGTTCTCGAGAGCCTACATCAACTTCAAGAACCAGGAAGACATAGTCCTCTTCAGGGATCGCTTCGACGGCTATGTTTTTGTCGATCACAAAG GTCAGGAATATGCTGCCATAGTTGAGTTTGCACCTTTccaaaaagctgcaaaaaagaAGAGTAAGAAAAAGGATGCCAAAACTGGAACTATCGAAGATG ATCCAGAATACAAGAAGTTTTTGGAAAGTTACAGTGCAGATGATGAAAAACTAACCTCCACTCCTGAAACTTTGTTGGAGGAAATAGAGGCAAGAAACAAAGAGCTAATAG CTAAAAAGACTACTCCTCTATTGAActtcttgaaaaataaacag AgactgagagaagaaaaaagagaggagagaaggaggagagaattagaaagaaaaagacaaagagaagaagaaagaagaaaatggaaggaggaggagagaaggaagagaaaagaagcagaaaaactgaagaaagtAGACAGATgcccagaaaaagaaagagacagaTCAAAAGAAGAACCAAAGATTAAG CTACTTAAGAAGcctgaaaaagatgaaaaagacttggagagaaaagaaaaatccaagaaactggaaaaagagactctgagggaggaaaaaaatgcgAGTAGTGCATCTGCCAAACGATCTGATGGGGAGACAAAAGAAGAGAAGGCAAAAAA ATCAGAAGATGAGTGTGTAAAGGACTACAGGGACCGAGATAGAGATTttgacagagacagagaatatGAGAGAGCACAGAGAGAGAAACTGAGACGCCAAGAAGAGGAGCGTCGGAGGCAGAAAGAGCGCTATGAGAAAGAGAAggtttttagaagaaaagaggaagaggtgaaaaaggagagagacttactcagagaaaagggaaagaaaagtgaTCTTACAGACTTTACCAGCAGCATGGACAAATCTGAGAAAGTAACCAAAGATGATAAAAAAGAGGATACAATTAAGAGGGATCGTATCAGAAACAAG gATCGCCCAGCAATGCAGCTGTACCAGCCCGGAGCCCGAAGCCGGAGCAGATTGTGTCAGTATGAAGACAGTGCTGCAAAGCCCCCAGATCAGGGAGTGGATAAGAAACAAGAGGGTGAGACCAGTCACACGAAAGAAGAGGAGTGA
- the SOWAHD gene encoding ankyrin repeat domain-containing protein SOWAHD, with protein sequence MARQEREKSVAEQKVAGISRRFSFLDAAQPRAGSLARSSHLWSATLESRERFRTLQKMDTNKSINWSRHSLGSWGRTSGRSSTSPSSTRRKELKEILLQSNSPGSTMWFATAQKTSNTSSLPAGLHQEQKPEQSPDLLPLVLDPLEHAWLLTVAEGDADSIIKLLDLDPSLLTRRDFVTGFTALHWLAKHGLHESFIQVISHAQKKGYPVNMNIPTASGGLTPLHLAALQGHEVLIKVLVGAYGADTTCRDHNGRKAWQYLPADTSRDLKELAGALEEDLVQLHSHNTNNNCKSSKEAGAGQDSVDSGAEGKAQHSWSLSTLRGFVRQAFAFFHER encoded by the coding sequence ATGGCCCGGCAGGAGCGGGAGAAGAGCGTGGCAGAGCAGAAGGTAGCTGGCATCTCCCGGAGGTTCTCCTTCCTGGATGCCGCCCAGCCCCGAGCAGGCAGTCTGGCCCGTAGTTCCCATCTCTGGTCAGCCAccctggagagcagggagcgTTTCCGTACACTGCAGAAGATGGACACCAACAAAAGCATCAACTGGagcaggcacagcctggggagctggggtAGGACTTCAGGCAGGTCCTCCACTAGCCCCAGCAGTACCCGGAGGAAGGAGCTGAAGGAAATCCTCCTGCAGAGCaacagccctggcagcaccaTGTGGTTTGCCACTGCTCAGAAGACCTCCAACACCAGCAGTCTTCCTGCAGGACTGCACCAAGAGCAGAAGCCTGAGCAGAGCCCTGATCTGCTGCCCCTTGTCCTTGATCCCCTGGAGCACGCATGGCTGCTGACGGTGGCTGAGGGTGATGCGGACAGCATCATCAAACTGCTGGACCTGGATCCCAGCCTGCTGACCAGGAGAGACTTTGTGACAGGTTTCACCGCCCTCCACTGGCTTGCCAAGCATGGTCTCCACGAGAGCTTCATCCAGGTCATCTCTCATGCCCAGAAGAAAGGCTACCCTGTCAACATGAACATCCCCACAGCCAGCGGCGGGCTCACCCCCTTGCACCTGGCTGCCTTGCAGGGACACGAGGTGCTCATCAAGGTGCTGGTGGGAGCTTACGGGGCAGACACCACCTGCAGGGACCACAACGGGCGCAAGGCTTGGCAGTACCTGCCAgcagacacctccagggacCTGAAGGAGCTGGCAGGGGCCTTGGAGGAGGACTTGGTCCAGCTGCACTCTCACAACACCAACAACAACTGTAAGTCATCCAaagaggctggggcagggcaggactcTGTGGACTCTGGGGCCGAGGGAAAAGCCCAGCACTCCTGGAGCCTGTCGACTCTCCGAGGCTTTGTTAGACAGgcatttgctttctttcacGAGCGCTGA
- the NDUFA1 gene encoding NADH dehydrogenase [ubiquinone] 1 alpha subcomplex subunit 1, with protein MWYEILPGMAIMGVCLSVPGIATVFMHRVCHGGKEKRIARYPYEWTLLERDRRLSGVNKHYVPKGLENID; from the exons ATGTGGTACGAGATCCTGCCCGGCATGGCCATCATGGGCGTCTGCCTCAGCGTCCCCGGCATCGCCACCGTCTTTATGCACCGCGTGTGCCACGGCGGCAAG gAGAAGAGGATCGCCCGCTATCCCTACGAGTGGACCCTGCTGGAAAGGGACCGGCGGCTGTCGGGGGTCAACAAGCACTATGTGCCCAAG ggtCTGGAGAACATAGACTAA
- the AKAP14 gene encoding A-kinase anchor protein 14, producing the protein MDKEEEKAASEEKDHIPPENERSGTDKCLPEAKEKEKETKHFIRNILWTTAKNFTVERGWQQIEELISHHSQISSTRQRESQCDAFIQQTWDIHESWLHHSEFLKEEELKDSKRYHYRACWGIPTRRKPIPQATASVYFVIVISKFRPDTAPVEVFYRLESSRLIRRPEQCQFREKWLKDIIENKIACTERLAFR; encoded by the exons ATGgacaaggaagaggaaaaagctgccAGTGAGGAGAAAGATCACATCCCCCCAGAAAATGAGAGAAGCGGTACAGACAAATGCCTTCCAGAGgccaaggaaaaagagaaag AAACCAAGCATTTCATCAGAAATATCCTGTGGACCACAGCCAAGAACTTCACAGTGGAGAGAGGATGGCAGCAAATTGAAGAACTCATTTCT CACCACTCTCAAATCAGCTCTACTAGACAGAGGGAGTCTCAGTGTGATGCATTTATTCAACAGACATGGGACATTCACGAGAGCTGGCTTCACCACTCAGAATTTCTCAAGGAAGAAGAACTGAAGGACAGCAAGAGGTACCATTACAGAGCTTGCTGGGGCATCCCAACACGCAGAAAACCCATCCCACAAGCAACAGCTAGTGTCTACTTTGTTATAGTGATCTCCAAATTCAGACCTGAC ACCGCACCTGTGGAGGTCTTCTACAGGCTGGAGTCCAGCAGGCTGATACGGAG GCCAGAACAGTGTCAGTTTAGAGAAAAGTGGCTTAAGGacataattgaaaataaaatagcgTGCACAGAAAGACTTGCTTTCCGATGA